CCGGGCCGGGCGCGTGGACGACCGGGGTGCCGACGTCCTGACCGACCGGGCGCATGCCGGCCTCGTGGCTGGCCCGCAGCGCCTCGTCGTACTCGGTGCTGTCGGCGGCCTCGGCCAGCGCCGGGTCCAGGCCGGCGTCCGTCAACGCGGCGACGTAGAGCTCCGGGCCGCGCTCCTCCTTGCCGAGGTGGATCCGGGTGCCGAGCGCCGTGTAGAGCGCGCGCAGGACATCGGTGCCGTACCGCTGCTCGGCGGCGATGCAGACCCGCACCGGGCCCCAGGCGGTGCTCAGGAAATCCTTGTATTCCTTGGGCAGGTCGTCCCGGCCGTCGTTGAGCACGGCCAGGCTCATCACGTGGAAGCGGATGTCCACATCACGGACCTGCTCGACCTCGAGCAGCCAACGGGACGTGATCCACGCCCACGGGCAGGCCGGGTCGAACCACATGTCGGCGGTGACACGATCGGTCACGGTGAGGTCCCTTCATGA
The nucleotide sequence above comes from Micromonospora sp. NBC_00389. Encoded proteins:
- a CDS encoding mycothiol-dependent nitroreductase Rv2466c family protein, coding for MTDRVTADMWFDPACPWAWITSRWLLEVEQVRDVDIRFHVMSLAVLNDGRDDLPKEYKDFLSTAWGPVRVCIAAEQRYGTDVLRALYTALGTRIHLGKEERGPELYVAALTDAGLDPALAEAADSTEYDEALRASHEAGMRPVGQDVGTPVVHAPGPDGGQVAFFGPVITPAPKGEAAGRLWDGVLLVSGTPGFYELKRTREQGPIFD